The sequence CGCCTGCCGCACGCCATGGGCATCGAGCACCTGGCCGAGGTTGTCGGCCGTGCCGGTCTCGCCGCCCGAGGGCCGGTACCACGCGTCGTCCGCATAGGGAAAGCGGGCCGGGTCGAAAACATGCACATGGCAGTCGATTCTGGGTTGCAAGGTGAACTCCATGGGTGGTTTGAGGTCGTGCCAGTGTCTGTTGAATTGCCGGACGAACTATAGGCAAGCATGGCCAACGCGTCCATAGCCCCGGCGCCATGGGCTTGATTGCATCGCGACATGAACATTATTTTTTTAAGGAGTGGACTTTCCGTCAGGCATTGTCTAAATTTCACATTTTTCACATCAGGCATAAAAATGAAACAGACCGTCTTCAACCGCGCCACCGAAGACGTGGGCAACATCGCCGAGTTCGGCCACGTCAATGTCCGGGTGCCGAGCCAGCAATGCGCGATCATTTTTTACATCATGGGCCTGGGCCTGACCCGCGACCCTTATTTGAGGACCGGCATCGACAACGCCTGGATCAACGTCGGCACCAGCCAGTTCCACCTGCCCGTCGGGCCGGCACAGGTGCTGCGCGGCGTGATCGGCCTGGTCATGCCCGATCTGGACGCGCTGATGGCGCGGCTGACCAGCATCCAGCCGTTGCTGCAGGACACCTGGTTCCGCTTTTCCCGCAGCGGCATGCTGGTCGAGGTGACCTGCCCCTGGGGCAATCGCATCCGCGTGCATGCGCCGGACGCCAAGCGTTTTGGGAGCATGCGTCTGGGCATGCCTTATGTCGAGATCAACACCGCTCCCGGCGCCGTGCCGGGCATTGCGCGCTTCTACCGCAAGATGCTGGGTGCGCTGGCGAACTACGGCGTTGATGAAACAGGTGCCTTTGCGCGTATCCACATGGGCCTGCATGAATGCCTGATTTTTCGCGAGACCGTTCATGCGCTGCCACCCTACGACGGCCACCATCTCCAGATCACCGTGGCTGATTTTTCGGGCGTTCACCGGCGACTTCTTGAGCGCGGCCTGATCACCGAGGAAAGCAGCGAGAGCCAGTACCGCTTCCAGGACATCACCGACCTGGACAGCGGAACAGTGCTCGCCACGATTGAGCACGAGGTGCGCAGCATGCGCCATCCGCTGTTTGCGCGTGCGCTGGTCAACCGGCCGCTTGACCACGCCGGCGAGCGCTAGCAAATCAATAGCTTCCTGCGCATGCCCATCAAGCGCTAGAGGCCTATTTCATGAATAATTCGGCGCACACGCCGCGCAGCCATCGGTTGCCGGCATCGTGGTGGTACCTGGCATGCCAGTACTGCTTGACGGTGAAGCCGGGAATCTCGAACGGGCAGGGCAGCACGCGCAGGCCGGCCGCGTTCGCCAGCGTTTCACCGATGTGGCGGGGCAGGGTGGCGACCAGGTCGCTGGTGGACAAGATGGCGGCGAGGCCCAGAAAACCCGGCAATTCCAGCAGCACGCGCCGCGCAATGCCCTGGCTTTTCAGCGCACCGTCGAGCAACTGGTAGCCCGTGCCCGACACGATGCCGATGTGCGCCTCGGCCGCGTAGTCCTGCAGTGTGAACATTTCCCCGATGCGCGGGTGGCGGGCGTTGCACAGGCAAATCCAGTCCTGGCCGAACAGGGTCTGCTGGTAAAAACCGGCCTCCAGCCCCGGCACCAGGCCCAGCGCCAGATCGCCTTCGCCCGACTGCAGCGCCGGCGCCATGCGCGCGTCGATGGTCGCCGCCTCCAGCCGGACCTGGGGCGCCAGTGCGCGCACATGGGAAAACAGGCGCGGCAGCAGCGTGATGTGGCTGGCGTCGGTCATGAAGATGCGGAACCCGCGCTGCGCCGTGGCCGGGTCAAACCGCGATTCCGATTCGGACAGGCGGCGCAGTCCCTCCAGCACCTCGCGCACCGTGGCGATCAGCGCGTCGGTGCGCGGCGTCGGCAGCATGCCTTCGGGTGTGCGCACGAACAGCGGGTCACCGAGCTGCCTGCGCAGCCGGGCCAGCCAGATGCTGACCGTGGGCTGGCTTTGCCCCAGCTGCTCTGCGGCGCGCGTCACGCTGCGCGTGTTGTAGAGCAAATCCAGCAGCCGCAGCAGCTTGATATCGGCAAGTGCGGTATCGCCTTTGTCGGGTTGGGTCATGACGGTGGATTCCTTCTGGCCATAAAAATTCGCAATGAAGTGTATTGCAGGCACTTTGTTTACAACATGAAGGTGCAAAACTACCATTCGCCCCCAAGGGACGCCTGAGCCGTGTCCTGAACGTGGAGACGGGCTTTGAAAATTTGTGTACTGGGCGCCGGCGCCCTGGGGTGCGCCATCGGCGGCGTGCTGACCGAAGCGGGCAACGAGGTGTGGCTGGTCAACCGGGGCCAGGCGCATGTGGACGCCATGAAGCAGCACGGACTGGTGATGCGCGACCAGGGCGTTGACCGCGTGGTCAAGGTGCGGGCCACCACCGACTGCCGCGAGATCGCCAGCACGGCCGGTCCTGTTGACCTGGTCATCGTGCTGGTCAAGTCCTTTCACACCCGTGCGGCGATTGAACGCGCCTTGCCCATCGTCGGCGAGCACACGGTCGTGATGTCGCTGCAAAACGGACTGGGCCATGAAGACATGCTGGCCGAGGTCGTGGGGCGCGGCAAGGTGCTGGCCGGCAAGACCTACGCGGGCGGCGTGATGCTGGCGCTGGGCCACATCATCGCCGGCACGCAGGGCAAGGAAACGCATATCGGCGAACTGGGTGGCGGCATCACCGAACGCGCAAGCCGCATCGCCGACACCTTCAACCGCGCCGGCTTGATCACCACCGTCAGCCCCAACATCATGGGTACGATGTGGGACAAGCTGCTGGTCAACGTCGCCACCGGCGCGCTGAGCGGCATCACCCGTTTGCCTTACGGCGAGCTGTACCAGGTGCCTGAAGTGGAGGCCTGCGCCATTGCCGCCGTGGCCGAGGCCATGGCCGTGGCGCGCGCCAGCGGCATTCAATTGTCGATCACCGAGCCGCGCCAGCCCTGGGCCGTGGCCGCCGCTGGCTTGCCGCCCGAATTCAAGGCGTCGATGCTGCAAAGCCTGGAAAAAGGCTCGGTCACCGAGATCGACTACATCAACGGCGCCGTCGTGCGCCAGGGCGCCAAAGTCGGCGTACCCACCCCCGTCAATCAGGCCCTGGTGGCCTGCATCAAGGGCGTTGAGCGGGGCCTGCCGCGCTAACACCCAACCATCACGAAAGAGAGACAACATGGCTTACAGCAACAAATCCTATGTCGAGCATGTCGCCGTGCGCGTGAAGGACATTCAGTGGCACATCAACTTCTTCCATGAAGTGCTGGGCATGGACGTGCGCGAGATCGACGGCCCGCTTGACGCGCCCAACCAGTACTGGACGATAGGCGGCATGCAGCTCATGAGCACGCCGGGCTTCGAGGCGCCGCCCAGCAACGACGCGGGCTGGCTCGCGCACCTCGGCATCATGGTGGACGACCTGGAAGGCGCCTTGCAGGCGGCCCAGAGCTGGGGCGTGAAGGCGCTGCCGCAGGGCCGCAACTGGCTGCAGCTGCCCGATGGCCTGGCCATCGAGCTGATCCAGGCCCACGGCAACAGCGTCGCCGAAGCGCTGGCCGTCAAGCCCAGGGCCTGAGCCGGCTCATTGATTCAATTATTTCAGGAGACATTCCCATGCCTAAACCGAATATCCAGTTCACCACGCCCGAAAAATACTGGGACGACGCCCAGGTCGGCGACGAATGCACCAGCCCGACCTATCTGGTGACTGCCGAGCGCATTGACGCCTATGCCGAACTCACCGGCGACTTCACGCCCGTGCATGTGGACGAGGAATACGCCAACGCCTCGCATTTTGGCTGCCGCGTCGCCCATGGCCTGATGGGGCTGTCGGTGGCCGACGGCCTGAAAACCCAGTGCGAATACCGCTTTTTGCCCGGCATGTCGCTGGGCTGGACCTGGGACTTTTTGCTGCCGATCAGGATCAACGACGTGCTGCACATCAAATTTCATGTCGAAAGCATGCGGGCCTCCAAAAGCAAGCCCGGCTGGGGCATTGTGATTTTGCCCGCCGAGCTGATCAACCAGCACGGCCAGGTGGTGCAAAAAGGCGAGCACCGCCTGATGGTGCCGCGCCGCCCGACGGCAGCCACCGCCTGATGGTTGCTATTAAATATATAGCTATTAACGCACTACCCATATGCGTAAAGGACACTTTTAATGCTTGATTCATCCCAAAACAAGTCCGCCCAGGCGCTGCCGCTGGCCGGCATCCGCGTGATCGACTACAGCCACTTCCTGGCCGGCCCGCACATGTCGCGCTGCCTCTCGGCCATGGGCGCCGAGGTCATCAAGGTCGAGCGGCCGGTGGCCGGCGATGCCGGCCGCGCCAGCCCGACGATGGTGAAAGGCCAAAGTGGCTACTTCATGCAGCAGAACATGGGCAAGCAGGGCCTGTGCATCAACCTGCGCGACCCGCGCGGTCTGGAGATGATGCACAAGCTCACCGACAGCGCCGACGTGTTCGTCGAAAACTACCGCCCCGGCGCGCTGAACAAGCTGGGCCTGGGGTATGAAGAGTTGTCCACGCGCAACCCCAAGCTCGTCTATTGCTCGGTGTCGGCCTACGGGCACACCGGCCCCGACTCGCATCGGCCGGGGTTCGGGCTGATTGCCGAGGCCAAGAGCGGCGCGATGTCCTTGATTGGCGTGCCGGGCGAGCCGCCGCCGCTGTTTCGCATGCCGATTGCCGACATGTACGCCGGCATGCACGGCGTGTCGGCGATTTGCGCCGCGCTGTTCGGGCGCGTGACGAGCGGCCTGGGCCAGCACATCGACATTGCGCTGTACGACTGCATGATCTCCATGCACGACTTCGCCGCCCAGAGCTACCTGATGAGCGGCGGCACCGAGTTGCCGGTGCAGACCGGCCACGATTTGCCGCAAAGCACGGTGTACGGGGTTTTTAGCGCGAAAGACGGCTACCTGGTGATTGCCGCGCAGATGACGGACACCTGGAAAAGCCTGGCGAGACTGATTGGCGGCGAGGCCTATGCGCTTGACACGAATCTGCACAGCCAGGCTGGCCGCAACGCCAACCGCGAGTCGATTCTGGCCAAGGTGCGCGAATGGACGCTGGCGCAGGCCTCTAGCGAGGCGTGCTGCGCGGCGCTGGACGCCGCCGGCGTTCCGGCCGCGCCGGTGCAGACCATCGACAAGGTGCTCAGCGACCCGCAGACGCTGGCGCGCGACATGGTGGTCGAGCAGGACCACCCGCTGCTTGGCAAGATCAAGCTGCCCAACCTGCCGTTTCGCTTCTCCGGCTGCGACACCTCGCCCAGCGGCCCCGCGCCCATGCTGGGCCAGCACAACCGCGAGATTGCCGCGAGCGTGGGTTATTCGGCGCAGGACATCGACGCCATGGAGCAGGACGGCGTTCTTTATTCGGAGGCACAGGCATGACTGATCGCTATGCCGTCATCGGCAACCCCATTCATCAGAGCAAATCGCCCCTGATCCACGGCATGTATGCGCAAGCCACCGGCCAGGACATCGACTACACCACCATCGAAGGCCCGCCGGGCGGATTCGCCGGCGCGGTCGATGCCTTCCGCGCCGCCGGCGGCCGGGGCCTGAACATCACCGCGCCGTTCAAGCTCGACGCCTTTGCCTACGCCACCGAGCGCTCGGAACGCGCCCAGCTCGCGGGCGCGGCCAATGCCATGAAGTTCGACGGCGAGCGCGTGCTGGCCGAGAACTTCGACGGCGTCGGCCTGGTGCGCGACGTGGTGCATAACCTGAACACGCCGCTCAAGGGAAAACGCGTGCTGCTGCTGGGCGCGGGCGGTGCCGCCCGGGGCGCGTTGCTGCCCTTCCTGGAGCAGCAGCCCGCCGAACTGGTGATTGCCAATCGCAGCCTGGACAAGGCGCTTGAACTTGCCCGCATCGGCGCTGCTTCGGGCGCCGGTGTCGTGCGCGGCTGCGCTTACCAGGATCTGGCGGGGCAGACCTTCGACGTGGTGTTCAACGCCACCTCGGCCAGTTTGCGCGCCGAACTGCCGCCGGTGCCGGCCAGCGTGTTCGCGCCCGGCTGCCTGGCCTATGAACTGGCTTACGGCAAGGGCCTGACGCCTTTCCTGCGCCTGGCGCAAAACGCCGGCGTCCGGCAACTGGCCGACGGTGTGGGCATGCTGGCCGAACAGGCTGCTGAAGCCTTTGAATGGTGGCGCGGCGTGCGGCCCGACACCCGCGCGGTGATTGAAAAACTGACCATTCCGCTGGTTTAAAACGCAGTGGGGTGAGCCGGAGCCTTATCAGCGCAAGGTTCCGGGGTCGGTGTGCATCCAGCCATTTTTGCTATATCAGCTATGGCAAAAAGCATTCTGGAGTACAGGGTAAGCCCTGATTTGTGAAAACTAACTAGTTTGTACATTATGGGCTGAGCTTTTTTAAAGGAGACAAATTCATGATTAAAAAGTTGATCGATGGTTATTGCCAGCTCATCAGCTACCTGATTGCCGCAGCCCTGGCGGTGATGGTCGTGCTGGTGTTCGGCAACGTGTTCATGCGCTATGCCTTCGACTCGGGCTTCATCCTGTCCGAAGAGTTGTCCCGCTGGCTGTTTGTCTGGCTGACCTTCCTGGGCGCGATCGTGGCGGTGCGCGACAACGGCCACCTGGGCACCGACATGCTGGTGGGACGCCTGGGGCCATTGGGCAAGAAAGTCTGCATGGGCCTGTCGCTGGTGCTGATGCTGTTTTGCCTGTGGCTGCTGTTCAAGGGCTCCTACGACCAGACGGTCATCAACTGGGAAACGACCAGCGCGGTGATGGAAGTCTCGATGAGCTGGTTCTATGCCTCGGGCATGGTGTTTTCCGTGCTGAGCGCGCCGATTTTGCTGGGCAACCTGTGGCGCCTGCTGAGCGGCCAGATCGACGACGAGCACCTGCTCTTGATGCAGGAATCCGAAGACGCTCCCCACGGCGATGCCGGCAAATCCCACTAACGCGCAAGGCTTGACATGACCATCATCATTT comes from Polaromonas naphthalenivorans CJ2 and encodes:
- a CDS encoding TRAP transporter small permease; this encodes MIKKLIDGYCQLISYLIAAALAVMVVLVFGNVFMRYAFDSGFILSEELSRWLFVWLTFLGAIVAVRDNGHLGTDMLVGRLGPLGKKVCMGLSLVLMLFCLWLLFKGSYDQTVINWETTSAVMEVSMSWFYASGMVFSVLSAPILLGNLWRLLSGQIDDEHLLLMQESEDAPHGDAGKSH
- a CDS encoding MaoC family dehydratase; amino-acid sequence: MPKPNIQFTTPEKYWDDAQVGDECTSPTYLVTAERIDAYAELTGDFTPVHVDEEYANASHFGCRVAHGLMGLSVADGLKTQCEYRFLPGMSLGWTWDFLLPIRINDVLHIKFHVESMRASKSKPGWGIVILPAELINQHGQVVQKGEHRLMVPRRPTAATA
- a CDS encoding CaiB/BaiF CoA transferase family protein is translated as MLDSSQNKSAQALPLAGIRVIDYSHFLAGPHMSRCLSAMGAEVIKVERPVAGDAGRASPTMVKGQSGYFMQQNMGKQGLCINLRDPRGLEMMHKLTDSADVFVENYRPGALNKLGLGYEELSTRNPKLVYCSVSAYGHTGPDSHRPGFGLIAEAKSGAMSLIGVPGEPPPLFRMPIADMYAGMHGVSAICAALFGRVTSGLGQHIDIALYDCMISMHDFAAQSYLMSGGTELPVQTGHDLPQSTVYGVFSAKDGYLVIAAQMTDTWKSLARLIGGEAYALDTNLHSQAGRNANRESILAKVREWTLAQASSEACCAALDAAGVPAAPVQTIDKVLSDPQTLARDMVVEQDHPLLGKIKLPNLPFRFSGCDTSPSGPAPMLGQHNREIAASVGYSAQDIDAMEQDGVLYSEAQA
- a CDS encoding LysR family transcriptional regulator codes for the protein MTQPDKGDTALADIKLLRLLDLLYNTRSVTRAAEQLGQSQPTVSIWLARLRRQLGDPLFVRTPEGMLPTPRTDALIATVREVLEGLRRLSESESRFDPATAQRGFRIFMTDASHITLLPRLFSHVRALAPQVRLEAATIDARMAPALQSGEGDLALGLVPGLEAGFYQQTLFGQDWICLCNARHPRIGEMFTLQDYAAEAHIGIVSGTGYQLLDGALKSQGIARRVLLELPGFLGLAAILSTSDLVATLPRHIGETLANAAGLRVLPCPFEIPGFTVKQYWHARYHHDAGNRWLRGVCAELFMK
- the aroE gene encoding shikimate dehydrogenase produces the protein MTDRYAVIGNPIHQSKSPLIHGMYAQATGQDIDYTTIEGPPGGFAGAVDAFRAAGGRGLNITAPFKLDAFAYATERSERAQLAGAANAMKFDGERVLAENFDGVGLVRDVVHNLNTPLKGKRVLLLGAGGAARGALLPFLEQQPAELVIANRSLDKALELARIGAASGAGVVRGCAYQDLAGQTFDVVFNATSASLRAELPPVPASVFAPGCLAYELAYGKGLTPFLRLAQNAGVRQLADGVGMLAEQAAEAFEWWRGVRPDTRAVIEKLTIPLV
- a CDS encoding VOC family protein, which codes for MAYSNKSYVEHVAVRVKDIQWHINFFHEVLGMDVREIDGPLDAPNQYWTIGGMQLMSTPGFEAPPSNDAGWLAHLGIMVDDLEGALQAAQSWGVKALPQGRNWLQLPDGLAIELIQAHGNSVAEALAVKPRA
- a CDS encoding ketopantoate reductase family protein, translating into MKICVLGAGALGCAIGGVLTEAGNEVWLVNRGQAHVDAMKQHGLVMRDQGVDRVVKVRATTDCREIASTAGPVDLVIVLVKSFHTRAAIERALPIVGEHTVVMSLQNGLGHEDMLAEVVGRGKVLAGKTYAGGVMLALGHIIAGTQGKETHIGELGGGITERASRIADTFNRAGLITTVSPNIMGTMWDKLLVNVATGALSGITRLPYGELYQVPEVEACAIAAVAEAMAVARASGIQLSITEPRQPWAVAAAGLPPEFKASMLQSLEKGSVTEIDYINGAVVRQGAKVGVPTPVNQALVACIKGVERGLPR
- a CDS encoding VOC family protein yields the protein MKQTVFNRATEDVGNIAEFGHVNVRVPSQQCAIIFYIMGLGLTRDPYLRTGIDNAWINVGTSQFHLPVGPAQVLRGVIGLVMPDLDALMARLTSIQPLLQDTWFRFSRSGMLVEVTCPWGNRIRVHAPDAKRFGSMRLGMPYVEINTAPGAVPGIARFYRKMLGALANYGVDETGAFARIHMGLHECLIFRETVHALPPYDGHHLQITVADFSGVHRRLLERGLITEESSESQYRFQDITDLDSGTVLATIEHEVRSMRHPLFARALVNRPLDHAGER